A single window of Candidatus Binatia bacterium DNA harbors:
- a CDS encoding outer membrane lipoprotein carrier protein LolA has protein sequence MWKSYEKRWSQTADYSAGFRQSIEVPDVGTKVESAGRFYFAKPGLVRWEYTEGPPQTVVGDGTWLWLYQPDLEQVYKIPYDKAFGRGGLVELLAGREGISERYTASLEKPDSSTVRILLKSKAEGGGDLEVTLASDTFDLRAVTVHDAAGTTTRMTFAEPHRNKGVDKSRFTFTPPPAVDIITDTDTGF, from the coding sequence GTGTGGAAGTCGTATGAGAAGCGCTGGTCGCAGACCGCCGACTACTCCGCCGGGTTTCGCCAGTCGATCGAAGTTCCCGACGTCGGCACGAAGGTCGAGAGCGCGGGGCGCTTCTATTTCGCGAAACCGGGTTTGGTGCGCTGGGAATACACCGAGGGGCCGCCGCAGACCGTCGTCGGCGACGGGACCTGGCTATGGCTCTACCAGCCCGATCTCGAACAGGTCTACAAGATCCCTTACGACAAGGCGTTCGGCCGCGGCGGCCTCGTCGAACTGCTCGCGGGCCGCGAGGGAATCTCCGAGCGCTACACGGCCTCGCTCGAAAAACCGGATTCGTCGACGGTGCGCATTCTTCTCAAGTCGAAAGCCGAGGGAGGAGGCGACCTCGAGGTGACTCTGGCCTCGGACACTTTCGATCTGCGCGCTGTCACCGTGCACGATGCCGCGGGGACGACGACGCGGATGACGTTTGCCGAGCCGCATCGCAACAAGGGCGTCGACAAGTCGCGGTTCACGTTTACGCCGCCGCCTGCGGTCGACATCATCACCGACACCGATACGGGTTTTTGA
- a CDS encoding DNA translocase FtsK 4TM domain-containing protein, with translation MGSVARPGASSKDPSRLIQEVEAIVASAMAAFLAVCLLSYVPESPGVNHGGLLGFTLADILVQGFGYGAFVFPGALGAAGASLFLSRKMRLTPVRWVGAVFLLFLVSITLGVYRPYAEPEAAGGWVGGFLATLMLQGIGRGGSVVLLVSLFLLDFMMITGHALSELIRRLAMAIDQAFETARQALRDFFRSIVEKLHLPSLRPRLRLRLPLPSFLRRRQVAVVEPRIVRQRARADEDDDEVDEDEAPAKPARRGSPIIEVLRPKAREKAKSREATQAEFSFGNLSGNFRIPASSLLGKHDDRGEYVDEKALVDSSAILEQKLATFGVGGRVTAVRPGPVITTYEFEPEAGVKVSRVVNLCDDLTMALRAHGVRIVAPIPGKNCVGIEVSNKNRAVVGLRDLVDAAEFRDHRSPLALALGRDTTGRAVYADLAKMPHLLMAGATGTGKSVALNTYILSILYKATPNDVRFIMIDPKMLELSLYEGIPHLLVPVVTDVKKAAAALANVMREMDRRFELMKDKKVRSLDDYNRRIAEEAAAAAAEAGRAKPVAKAAATESESDAEGEGEAVADAAPEIPALRHEHLPRILVIIDELADLMMTVGREVESAITRLAQKARAAGIHLIVATQRPSVDVITGLIKANFPSRISFQVTSRPDSRTILDTVGADRLLGNGDALYMAPGTSHLQRLHGGLVGDGEIKLIVDFLRGQGEPDYRMEILETGSEDGDDEDGEDTYDELYDRAVSLVTQHGQGSTSWLQRKLGIGYNRSARIMEMMEREGVVGPADGAKPRKVLVSAL, from the coding sequence GTGGGGTCGGTAGCTAGGCCGGGCGCAAGCAGCAAGGATCCTTCGAGGCTGATCCAGGAAGTCGAGGCGATCGTCGCGTCGGCCATGGCGGCGTTCCTCGCCGTCTGCCTGCTTTCCTACGTCCCCGAATCGCCGGGTGTGAACCACGGCGGCCTTCTCGGATTCACGCTGGCCGACATCCTCGTGCAGGGCTTCGGCTACGGAGCCTTCGTGTTCCCCGGCGCCCTCGGCGCGGCCGGCGCCTCGCTGTTCCTCAGCCGCAAGATGCGCCTGACGCCGGTTCGCTGGGTCGGCGCGGTGTTCCTCCTCTTCCTCGTCTCGATCACCCTCGGTGTCTACCGCCCCTACGCAGAGCCGGAGGCGGCCGGAGGCTGGGTCGGCGGCTTCCTTGCCACGCTGATGCTGCAGGGCATCGGCCGCGGCGGCTCGGTGGTGCTGCTGGTCTCCCTGTTCCTTCTCGACTTCATGATGATCACGGGGCACGCGCTGTCGGAGCTCATCCGGCGCCTGGCGATGGCCATCGACCAGGCGTTCGAGACGGCGCGCCAAGCGCTGCGCGACTTTTTCCGTTCGATCGTCGAGAAGCTCCATCTTCCTTCGCTGCGGCCTCGGTTGCGGCTGCGGCTGCCGCTGCCGTCGTTCCTGCGGCGCAGGCAGGTCGCCGTCGTCGAGCCGCGAATCGTGCGGCAGCGGGCACGCGCGGACGAAGACGACGACGAAGTCGACGAGGACGAGGCTCCTGCAAAGCCTGCGCGCCGCGGCTCGCCGATCATCGAAGTGCTGCGCCCGAAGGCTCGCGAAAAAGCCAAGTCCCGCGAAGCCACCCAGGCCGAGTTCTCCTTCGGCAACCTGTCGGGCAACTTCCGCATCCCGGCCTCGAGCCTGCTCGGCAAGCACGACGACCGCGGCGAGTACGTCGACGAGAAAGCGCTGGTCGACAGCTCGGCGATCCTCGAGCAGAAGCTCGCGACGTTCGGGGTCGGCGGCCGCGTCACGGCAGTGCGGCCCGGGCCCGTCATCACCACCTACGAGTTCGAGCCGGAAGCCGGCGTCAAGGTCAGCCGCGTCGTCAATCTCTGCGACGACCTGACGATGGCGCTTCGCGCGCACGGCGTTCGCATCGTCGCGCCGATTCCCGGCAAGAACTGCGTCGGCATCGAGGTCTCGAACAAGAACCGCGCCGTCGTCGGTCTGCGCGACCTCGTGGACGCGGCCGAGTTCCGCGACCATCGCTCGCCTCTTGCGCTCGCTCTCGGCCGCGACACGACCGGACGCGCCGTTTACGCAGACCTCGCCAAGATGCCGCACCTTCTGATGGCCGGCGCCACCGGCACCGGAAAGTCGGTCGCGCTCAATACGTACATCCTGTCGATCCTGTACAAGGCCACGCCGAACGACGTGCGCTTCATCATGATCGACCCGAAGATGCTCGAGCTGTCGCTGTACGAAGGGATTCCGCACCTGCTCGTGCCGGTCGTCACCGACGTCAAGAAGGCCGCGGCCGCGCTGGCCAACGTGATGCGCGAGATGGACCGGCGCTTCGAGCTGATGAAGGACAAGAAAGTCCGCAGCCTCGACGACTACAACCGCCGCATCGCCGAGGAGGCCGCCGCCGCAGCGGCCGAAGCCGGCCGTGCGAAACCGGTGGCGAAGGCTGCTGCGACCGAATCCGAATCCGATGCGGAGGGTGAAGGCGAGGCAGTCGCGGATGCAGCGCCGGAAATTCCGGCGCTGCGGCACGAACACCTGCCGCGCATCCTCGTCATCATCGACGAGCTGGCCGACCTGATGATGACGGTCGGCCGCGAAGTCGAATCCGCGATCACCCGGCTTGCGCAAAAAGCGCGCGCAGCCGGCATCCACCTCATCGTCGCGACGCAGCGACCCTCGGTGGACGTCATCACCGGACTGATCAAGGCGAACTTCCCGTCGCGCATTTCGTTCCAGGTCACGTCGCGTCCGGATTCGCGGACCATCCTGGACACCGTCGGTGCCGACCGCCTTCTCGGCAACGGCGATGCGCTCTACATGGCGCCCGGGACGTCGCACCTGCAGCGCCTGCACGGAGGCCTCGTCGGCGACGGCGAAATCAAGCTGATCGTCGATTTCCTGCGCGGCCAGGGCGAGCCCGACTACCGCATGGAAATCCTCGAAACCGGCAGCGAAGACGGCGACGACGAGGACGGTGAGGACACGTACGACGAGCTCTACGACCGTGCCGTCTCGCTGGTAACCCAGCACGGCCAGGGCTCGACTTCATGGCTCCAGCGCAAGCTCGGCATCGGCTACAACCGCTCGGCGCGCATCATGGAAATGATGGAGCGCGAAGGGGTGGTCGGGCCCGCCGATGGCGCCAAACCCCGGAAAGTGCTCGTATCGGCGCTCTGA